The following coding sequences lie in one Fusobacterium sp. IOR10 genomic window:
- a CDS encoding ferrous iron transport protein A codes for MKSLNNIKVGETVTVVKLYGEGATKRRIMDMGITKNSELFIRKVAPLGDPIQINVRGYELSIRKADAELIEVR; via the coding sequence ATGAAATCATTAAATAATATAAAAGTAGGAGAAACAGTAACAGTTGTAAAACTTTACGGGGAAGGAGCTACAAAACGTAGAATAATGGATATGGGAATAACAAAAAATAGTGAACTTTTTATAAGAAAAGTTGCACCTTTAGGTGATCCAATACAGATTAATGTAAGAGGCTATGAACTTTCTATTAGAAAGGCAGATGCTGAATTAATAGAAGTTAGATAA
- a CDS encoding TSUP family transporter: MLGLFTAMSFENFIFVLVMCFIASAVDAIAGGGGLISLPAMISTGLPIHLVMGTHKFSSVCSSIGSSLKFFTSGKTNLEVLKYLIGLNICGAAFGVFVLTQINDAFLEPLIIILLVFMFFYMLFNKGIGVEDNYKGKTKKNMMQGALMATLIGFYNGFFGPGTGSFLTFAFIKIYGMDFINSSGNSKILNLTGNIASLAMFIYFKKVNYPYAIAIGIVMFLGAQIGAKIAIAKGAKFIKPFFLVITAITAAKMIITKFM; the protein is encoded by the coding sequence ATGTTAGGATTGTTTACAGCTATGTCATTTGAGAATTTTATATTTGTTTTAGTTATGTGTTTTATCGCTTCAGCAGTTGATGCAATAGCTGGAGGTGGTGGGTTAATAAGTTTACCAGCAATGATATCAACAGGATTACCTATTCATTTAGTTATGGGGACACATAAATTTTCTTCTGTTTGTTCTTCCATAGGTAGTAGTTTAAAATTTTTTACATCTGGTAAAACTAATTTAGAAGTTCTTAAGTATTTAATTGGATTAAATATTTGTGGAGCAGCATTTGGAGTTTTTGTATTAACTCAGATTAACGATGCATTTTTGGAACCTCTAATTATAATTCTTTTAGTATTTATGTTTTTTTATATGCTATTTAATAAAGGAATTGGTGTTGAGGATAATTATAAAGGAAAAACAAAAAAAAATATGATGCAAGGTGCTTTAATGGCAACTTTAATAGGATTTTATAATGGATTTTTTGGTCCAGGAACAGGATCTTTTTTAACTTTTGCATTTATAAAAATATATGGAATGGATTTTATAAATTCCAGTGGAAATTCTAAAATTCTTAATTTAACTGGAAATATAGCTAGTTTAGCTATGTTTATTTATTTTAAAAAGGTTAATTATCCATATGCTATAGCTATAGGAATTGTAATGTTTTTAGGAGCTCAAATTGGAGCTAAAATAGCTATAGCTAAAGGGGCTAAATTTATAAAACCATTTTTCTTAGTTATAACAGCTATAACAGCAGCAAAAATGATAATAACAAAGTTCATGTAA